One part of the Mariniblastus fucicola genome encodes these proteins:
- a CDS encoding HlyD family type I secretion periplasmic adaptor subunit, producing the protein MVSTNGSGVDQSATPDDVTTEDNQDQGLSVREQRQIRRENTRTEAVRQRRNQDRLLTEFQPDAVEIETRSVPFGAPLTLYTVVALMLATVAWACWAEVDKIVTAQGKLITVDPPVVIDTSVASQIRAMNVEFGDRVVAGQVLATLDPTYPEADLKQLRGRIESLDALIARLNAERDGLEFNPPQAQTDPNFAMERSVFVRRKAEYVAKIREFEANIRKFNVQLANNETQIDLDRQAVARYDSIKQKTERLVEKGARSQQDLDGIALQMGTAQKTLRAAIGRREEFAKEIDAIKAQSEAYEATWQAEMIVQLAESTQQRKDAEQELAKVQHTNSQVELKVPSDLPQKEFFVLEVADVSVGSVSRPGEPVFRLVPLEGLYEAEVEVPGKDISLIREGTREQFANSTLPKGSQVRIKLASFPYQKHGTIDGVVRKISEGSFEKDKNAALINPEAATMYRTRVELIDPGTLNNVGKSFRLMPGMTVTAEIKVGKQRVVQYFLYPLLRYMDEAAREP; encoded by the coding sequence ATGGTATCAACAAACGGGTCGGGGGTAGATCAATCGGCAACGCCGGATGATGTGACCACCGAAGACAATCAGGACCAGGGACTTTCTGTCCGCGAGCAACGTCAGATACGTCGTGAAAATACGCGTACCGAGGCCGTTCGGCAGCGCCGCAATCAGGACCGTCTACTGACCGAGTTTCAGCCCGACGCGGTTGAAATTGAAACGCGTTCTGTACCTTTCGGCGCTCCGCTGACGCTCTATACCGTCGTTGCGTTGATGCTCGCGACGGTTGCGTGGGCGTGCTGGGCAGAGGTCGACAAAATCGTCACTGCTCAAGGCAAGCTGATCACGGTTGATCCTCCTGTTGTCATCGACACCTCTGTCGCCTCGCAGATTCGAGCGATGAATGTCGAGTTTGGCGATCGTGTTGTCGCAGGACAGGTTCTGGCCACGCTTGACCCGACTTATCCGGAAGCTGATCTGAAACAGTTGCGAGGACGAATCGAATCGCTCGACGCGTTGATCGCAAGATTGAATGCTGAACGGGATGGACTGGAGTTCAACCCACCGCAGGCCCAAACCGACCCGAACTTTGCGATGGAGCGATCCGTTTTCGTTCGTCGCAAAGCGGAGTACGTTGCGAAGATTCGTGAGTTCGAAGCCAACATACGAAAGTTCAATGTCCAACTGGCCAACAACGAGACTCAGATCGATCTCGACCGGCAGGCCGTCGCCCGATACGACAGCATCAAGCAGAAAACAGAACGACTGGTTGAAAAGGGAGCCCGCTCACAGCAGGATCTTGACGGAATTGCACTCCAGATGGGCACCGCGCAGAAAACGCTTCGTGCAGCAATCGGTCGCCGCGAAGAGTTCGCAAAAGAGATCGACGCGATCAAAGCGCAAAGCGAGGCTTACGAAGCGACGTGGCAGGCTGAAATGATTGTGCAGCTGGCTGAATCAACACAGCAACGTAAAGACGCCGAACAGGAATTGGCCAAAGTTCAACACACGAACTCACAGGTTGAACTGAAAGTCCCCAGCGACCTGCCGCAAAAGGAATTCTTTGTACTGGAAGTGGCAGACGTTTCTGTTGGGTCCGTTTCGCGGCCTGGCGAACCAGTATTTCGACTGGTTCCGCTCGAAGGACTTTACGAAGCCGAAGTCGAGGTTCCGGGCAAAGACATCTCCTTGATCCGGGAAGGGACACGGGAACAGTTCGCCAACAGCACGCTCCCCAAAGGCAGCCAGGTCCGAATCAAGCTGGCTTCTTTTCCCTATCAAAAACACGGAACGATTGATGGTGTCGTGCGGAAAATCAGCGAAGGCTCATTCGAAAAAGACAAAAACGCGGCGTTGATCAATCCTGAAGCCGCCACGATGTACCGCACCCGAGTCGAACTGATCGATCCTGGCACATTAAATAACGTAGGTAAGTCGTTTCGTTTGATGCCTGGCATGACGGTGACCGCCGAGATCAAAGTCGGCAAGCAACGAGTCGTTCAGTACTTCCTCTATCCGCTGCTTCGCTACATGGACGAAGCCGCCCGCGAACCGTAA
- a CDS encoding carbohydrate-binding domain-containing protein, translated as MIQKPEISCSLKVEALENRMMLSSVSILGYGHTGEETMSLLVDQQVVQTWENVGTEERLFNFETEESLSPDQVRIAFTNDLYLPEQGIDRNLSVALMTIDGQTFATNDPGVLSVGVWNPEVGAIVSGYGQGDTLHASGYFEFAAPPLTSIDFAGRTWEVVDGSPTPDDLFLDDLGELTLGGARGPLAISTELAVVGGEKYRLTLDANREFISGGLTSQGPWSTVGINFYDNNGQLQGQEQIEINTAQGFDGDRFVEAPEGATTGFLWAWIDDYNDPNDTFVPLKISAVDWLVDDAVTPDDNTPPEASFTPFTFDSFGATTLNFGVDFSDNQELAPINRGVILVISPDGRVTSPPIAFGPPTNTDSFQTLVFTMEPPFGRSEWTSEDNGEYVVQLDPGKLSDAAGNVADGRRLGTFSIDIQTPVDTTPPVVELVSSPGVITTPPTGGRGNDVQFTVTYTDDIGLGNLVQDRILVEGPNGYFGFGRGIAGGGADPNGFFEISYIPLPADGFWSDNENGTYTISLVDGTVVDQFGNYTDGRQLGTFEIAIPGIDVV; from the coding sequence ATGATCCAAAAACCAGAAATTTCCTGTTCATTGAAAGTCGAAGCACTCGAAAATCGCATGATGCTTTCGAGCGTCAGTATTCTTGGCTACGGACATACCGGCGAAGAAACGATGAGCCTGTTGGTCGACCAGCAGGTCGTTCAGACCTGGGAGAACGTTGGCACTGAGGAGCGACTGTTCAATTTTGAAACTGAGGAAAGCCTGAGTCCCGATCAGGTCCGAATTGCGTTCACCAATGATTTGTACCTGCCTGAGCAAGGCATCGATCGAAACCTGTCTGTCGCTTTGATGACCATCGATGGACAGACCTTTGCAACGAACGATCCAGGCGTCCTGTCGGTTGGAGTCTGGAATCCGGAAGTCGGAGCAATCGTGTCCGGTTATGGACAGGGAGACACGCTGCACGCGAGCGGCTATTTCGAATTCGCAGCACCGCCGCTGACCAGCATCGACTTCGCCGGTCGCACCTGGGAAGTTGTCGATGGCTCACCAACCCCAGACGATTTGTTTCTTGATGACCTTGGCGAATTGACCCTTGGCGGTGCACGCGGACCGTTGGCGATATCGACGGAACTCGCAGTCGTCGGTGGCGAAAAGTATCGGCTGACTCTTGACGCGAATCGCGAGTTCATCAGCGGAGGGCTGACCAGCCAAGGTCCATGGTCGACCGTTGGGATTAACTTTTATGACAATAACGGACAATTGCAGGGGCAGGAACAAATTGAAATCAACACAGCTCAGGGCTTCGATGGCGATCGTTTTGTAGAAGCCCCTGAAGGTGCGACGACCGGTTTTCTGTGGGCTTGGATTGACGACTACAACGATCCCAATGACACGTTTGTCCCGCTAAAAATCTCTGCGGTGGATTGGCTGGTCGACGATGCTGTCACTCCGGATGACAACACGCCTCCGGAAGCCAGTTTCACGCCATTCACCTTCGATTCCTTCGGCGCAACGACCCTCAATTTCGGGGTGGATTTCAGCGACAATCAAGAGTTGGCACCGATCAACCGGGGCGTGATTCTGGTCATCAGTCCGGACGGAAGAGTTACCTCGCCACCAATCGCGTTTGGTCCGCCGACGAATACGGATTCCTTCCAAACGCTTGTTTTCACGATGGAGCCGCCGTTTGGGCGAAGTGAGTGGACGTCCGAGGACAACGGTGAATATGTCGTCCAACTGGATCCGGGCAAGCTCTCGGATGCCGCTGGCAACGTCGCCGATGGGCGTCGTTTGGGGACGTTCTCGATTGACATTCAGACTCCTGTCGACACAACCCCGCCCGTCGTGGAACTCGTTTCTTCGCCCGGCGTAATCACGACGCCTCCCACAGGGGGCCGCGGCAACGATGTCCAGTTTACGGTGACTTACACCGATGACATTGGCCTTGGTAACCTTGTTCAAGATCGGATTTTGGTCGAAGGTCCAAACGGCTATTTTGGGTTCGGCCGTGGTATCGCAGGCGGCGGGGCGGATCCCAATGGGTTCTTCGAGATCTCCTACATTCCGCTCCCGGCCGATGGATTCTGGAGTGACAACGAGAACGGGACTTACACGATCAGCCTTGTCGACGGGACGGTCGTTGACCAGTTCGGAAACTACACCGACGGTCGGCAGTTAGGCACTTTTGAGATAGCCATTCCTGGCATTGACGTGGTGTAA
- a CDS encoding M10 family metallopeptidase, whose protein sequence is MANPVVSANFTRLQLGETVALSSMFEYSDADGDPIFQVVVSDSTFGVGQFFINGVLQLEGVDLTIDAIDLPNTTYRAGFFVGGETFTVTASDGTGFSPVSTNTIRVGNTAPTVVALPSVVPIAGQISFLSMIRVSDLESDPIVEYRFRDNGAASSSGRFILDGEAFDANVWHTVTAQEAQRVRYEGGSVKNAESFSVTVDDGLRSAVSAGRVVTGNSRPVVTPADDVNVLENRRILVSDTVTVTDADNDQIIRYYVVDRRDNADSGYLELNGSRLASATFHSLTPTQFANLMYVGAPAGPKFENIGIQVLDNNSALSQTVDYQIRTTTPVVIEATNKTAVLTNEVVDATRLFNAYDPDDTTAPQDDEIKSYYFVDRRSNANGGYWQFKGERMPSAQWFFVAASELSQLQYVGATFGPDAEFIGIQALDDGGWSQPVDLAILTDARPTAVGIDASVLEAYSIDVAPLVSGSNSSGASAEAFRLTDIKTNANGGYFEFQGTRLPSGQFVEVTAAEIVDLKYVGGAYGPQSESIRLQSIVGGVLSDPTFFEISTLQNANAPVVTAFDVDSRVGSVIDFASMFSWTDADGVPPTTIKEVRIFDTGTTADSGYFSINGVRQNAGEWIPIDYDLITSGEVRYHVANRSDSELYRVTVDDGRFRSVLDTAEIEAVANPVLTALENDFSVDTIERIPIGNFITQTDSGPPLVEYQVYDENTDTRSGRIELDGVDLQQGIVHTLTAAQFDRLVFKGAEADFGRQIDGMLVRGTNSVGLSTEWTRFNVNTDPIGADSLTSGTQFLNFTGDEIMEITYTFIDSGNQDKSGTRAVPQRPLLPSYIPAGGTCDPFFAPESLATLAWNQPQREETRIMLEGIQQYANINFREVPYDGTASDAQITFGSWGAFDCPAGAAAYAYLPADGSGMGNLFGDIWFDWTQPGWDSTLFDPVTFEPLTVQGLGTAFNFTVIHEVGHALGFKHPFEGQPSLSIFNNFDYNTVMAYEHFNGNSTFDGPYPEQPSSLMLYDIQELQRLYGARESFNPENNHYRFNDAHQQAIYDTGGIDTLNLTRHTIATTVDLREGQRSTLEKQGTDIDGNPTFTAYENSVLIPYGVIIENARTGSGSDYVGGNETSNTLITNDGLDTLIGRGGNDVLRGGDGADTYIWNLGDGRDTIVDVDRNVNADVLTRERDRIELHVRTGDLDLLEDDMIFRRLGNTLRIDLTLNREEAQGSIVIQNFHELASQVETLALYGPPATTGGADQQVGDDIDLISIWTQAGTLGQRFQATNVDGDFGKIATPV, encoded by the coding sequence ATGGCGAACCCAGTCGTATCGGCAAACTTCACCCGCTTGCAGCTTGGTGAAACCGTAGCCCTCAGCTCGATGTTTGAATACAGCGACGCTGATGGTGATCCAATTTTTCAGGTCGTCGTATCTGATTCTACCTTTGGTGTTGGCCAGTTCTTCATCAATGGCGTGCTCCAATTGGAAGGCGTCGATTTGACGATCGATGCAATCGACCTCCCGAATACAACGTATCGCGCGGGATTTTTCGTAGGAGGCGAAACGTTCACCGTCACTGCATCGGACGGTACGGGCTTCAGCCCCGTTTCGACCAATACGATCCGCGTTGGTAACACGGCGCCGACGGTCGTGGCGTTGCCTTCGGTCGTTCCGATCGCCGGACAGATTTCGTTCCTGTCGATGATTCGCGTTTCTGACCTCGAGTCGGACCCGATCGTTGAGTACCGTTTCCGTGACAACGGTGCCGCATCGAGCTCCGGTCGATTCATTCTTGACGGCGAAGCATTCGACGCGAACGTATGGCACACCGTTACGGCTCAGGAAGCCCAGCGTGTTCGTTATGAGGGTGGCAGCGTCAAGAACGCTGAATCTTTCAGCGTGACCGTGGACGATGGTCTTCGCAGCGCTGTTTCAGCAGGTCGTGTCGTCACGGGCAATTCGCGTCCAGTCGTCACACCAGCCGACGACGTCAATGTTCTTGAGAACCGTCGCATCCTGGTGAGTGACACCGTTACTGTCACCGACGCTGATAACGATCAGATCATTCGCTACTACGTCGTTGATCGTCGTGACAACGCCGACAGCGGCTACCTCGAACTTAATGGCTCGCGTCTGGCGTCCGCCACGTTCCACTCCCTGACACCAACTCAGTTCGCGAACCTGATGTATGTCGGTGCTCCTGCCGGTCCTAAGTTTGAAAACATTGGAATTCAGGTGCTCGACAACAATTCGGCGCTCAGCCAAACCGTCGACTATCAGATTCGTACGACGACTCCTGTTGTGATCGAAGCCACCAACAAGACCGCGGTTCTGACGAACGAAGTCGTCGACGCGACTCGTTTGTTCAATGCTTACGACCCGGACGACACGACGGCCCCTCAAGACGACGAGATCAAGAGCTATTATTTCGTAGACCGACGTTCCAATGCGAACGGCGGCTACTGGCAATTCAAAGGCGAGAGAATGCCTTCGGCCCAGTGGTTCTTTGTTGCGGCCAGCGAACTGAGTCAGTTGCAATATGTAGGAGCAACGTTTGGCCCCGACGCTGAATTCATCGGCATCCAGGCACTTGACGATGGCGGCTGGTCGCAGCCAGTCGATCTTGCCATCCTGACCGACGCCCGTCCAACAGCAGTCGGAATCGACGCATCTGTTCTGGAGGCCTACTCAATCGATGTGGCTCCACTGGTTAGCGGCAGCAACAGCAGCGGTGCTTCCGCCGAAGCGTTCCGCCTGACGGACATCAAGACAAACGCAAACGGTGGCTATTTCGAATTTCAGGGAACTCGACTTCCTTCGGGCCAGTTTGTCGAAGTCACCGCCGCTGAAATTGTTGACCTGAAATACGTTGGCGGTGCCTACGGGCCTCAATCAGAGAGCATTCGTCTTCAGTCAATCGTTGGCGGCGTGCTCAGCGATCCTACTTTCTTTGAAATTTCGACTTTGCAGAATGCAAATGCTCCTGTCGTGACTGCTTTCGATGTTGATTCACGGGTCGGCAGCGTGATTGACTTTGCATCAATGTTCTCCTGGACCGATGCGGATGGTGTTCCGCCAACAACGATCAAGGAAGTTCGCATCTTTGATACGGGAACAACCGCCGACAGCGGCTATTTCTCGATCAACGGTGTACGTCAAAACGCGGGCGAATGGATTCCAATCGATTACGACTTGATCACCAGCGGTGAGGTTCGATACCACGTTGCAAATCGCAGCGACTCGGAGCTTTACCGTGTTACGGTTGACGATGGTCGCTTTCGCAGTGTTTTGGACACGGCGGAAATCGAAGCGGTCGCCAATCCGGTTTTGACAGCGCTGGAAAACGACTTTTCTGTCGACACGATTGAGCGTATTCCGATTGGCAACTTCATTACGCAAACCGACTCGGGTCCACCCTTGGTCGAGTATCAGGTTTACGATGAGAACACGGACACCCGTTCCGGTCGCATCGAACTGGATGGAGTCGATCTCCAACAGGGAATTGTCCATACGTTGACCGCTGCCCAATTTGACCGACTGGTATTCAAGGGTGCGGAAGCTGACTTTGGTCGTCAAATCGATGGCATGCTTGTTCGCGGAACGAACTCGGTTGGACTGTCAACTGAATGGACCCGGTTCAATGTCAACACGGATCCAATCGGTGCGGATTCTCTGACTTCCGGAACTCAGTTCCTGAATTTCACCGGTGATGAAATCATGGAGATTACCTACACGTTTATCGACAGTGGTAATCAGGACAAAAGCGGGACGCGAGCCGTGCCGCAACGGCCTTTGCTGCCATCGTATATTCCTGCTGGAGGTACTTGCGATCCATTCTTCGCTCCAGAATCTCTGGCGACGCTTGCGTGGAACCAACCACAGCGTGAAGAGACCCGGATCATGCTGGAAGGCATACAGCAATACGCGAATATCAACTTCCGCGAAGTCCCTTATGACGGTACGGCTTCGGACGCTCAAATCACGTTTGGTTCCTGGGGTGCGTTTGATTGCCCGGCGGGTGCTGCAGCCTATGCCTACTTACCGGCTGATGGCTCTGGCATGGGCAACCTCTTTGGCGACATCTGGTTTGACTGGACACAACCAGGCTGGGATTCGACTCTGTTCGATCCGGTAACTTTTGAGCCACTCACGGTTCAAGGACTGGGAACTGCCTTCAACTTTACGGTCATCCATGAAGTTGGTCACGCACTTGGATTCAAGCATCCGTTCGAAGGTCAGCCTTCGTTGTCGATTTTCAACAACTTCGACTACAACACGGTCATGGCTTACGAGCACTTCAACGGTAACAGCACCTTTGATGGTCCGTATCCTGAGCAGCCGTCATCACTAATGCTCTACGACATTCAGGAGCTGCAACGGCTTTATGGTGCACGTGAATCTTTCAACCCTGAGAACAACCATTACCGTTTTAACGACGCCCATCAACAGGCGATCTACGATACCGGTGGCATTGACACGTTGAATCTGACGCGGCACACGATCGCCACGACTGTCGACTTGCGAGAAGGCCAGCGTTCGACGCTGGAGAAGCAGGGAACTGACATTGATGGCAACCCAACGTTCACAGCATACGAAAACAGCGTGCTGATTCCATATGGAGTCATTATCGAGAATGCTCGTACTGGTTCGGGAAGTGACTACGTTGGCGGAAACGAAACGTCGAACACTCTGATTACGAACGATGGTCTTGACACCCTGATCGGTCGCGGTGGCAACGATGTCCTACGCGGCGGAGACGGAGCGGACACCTATATCTGGAATCTTGGAGATGGACGCGATACGATCGTCGATGTCGACCGCAATGTGAATGCAGATGTGTTGACTCGTGAGCGTGACCGAATCGAGTTGCATGTTCGCACCGGCGATCTCGACCTTCTTGAGGACGACATGATTTTCCGTCGCCTTGGCAACACGTTGCGAATTGACCTGACTCTGAATCGCGAAGAGGCTCAAGGTTCAATCGTGATCCAGAACTTCCACGAGTTGGCCAGCCAGGTCGAAACACTGGCTCTGTACGGTCCGCCCGCAACCACCGGTGGAGCTGACCAGCAGGTAGGCGACGACATTGACCTGATTTCTATCTGGACTCAGGCCGGCACGCTTGGCCAACGATTCCAGGCTACCAATGTCGATGGAGATTTCGGGAAAATCGCAACTCCGGTCTAA
- a CDS encoding TIGR03546 family protein, whose translation MLERSQNRISAINSPHELALGIAFGVVIGLMPKDSVIPWAIGLVFLLSRANLLCGIVAVIGMSIVSPSLDAISDKLGMAVLSTEFLQSTFASWTEIPWVGWTRFNNTVVTGSLALGVLICVPIYCAGQIFFRLWGIAMIERVMNTKLIRAIFGEAEEPLPEGDNRDPSLITET comes from the coding sequence ATGCTTGAACGGAGCCAAAATCGGATTTCCGCAATCAACTCGCCACACGAGCTTGCCTTGGGCATCGCGTTTGGCGTGGTTATCGGACTTATGCCGAAAGATTCGGTAATCCCCTGGGCAATCGGCCTGGTCTTTCTACTCAGCCGCGCGAACTTACTTTGTGGGATTGTTGCCGTGATCGGGATGTCGATCGTCAGTCCATCGCTTGATGCGATTTCGGACAAATTGGGAATGGCCGTGCTGTCTACGGAATTCCTGCAGAGTACCTTCGCGTCGTGGACGGAAATTCCGTGGGTCGGCTGGACCCGGTTTAACAATACCGTCGTTACGGGGTCGCTCGCCCTGGGGGTCCTGATTTGCGTCCCGATTTATTGTGCCGGGCAAATCTTCTTTCGGCTGTGGGGAATCGCCATGATCGAACGAGTGATGAATACGAAACTGATTCGTGCCATCTTTGGTGAAGCCGAAGAGCCGTTGCCGGAAGGCGACAACCGAGACCCGTCGCTGATTACCGAGACCTAA
- a CDS encoding peptidase domain-containing ABC transporter has translation MNQPNNDPNSQEKKFSAEELDRIMAESGGGSPEPQPAAESNRAESTSSRFDNQDRNQSENSSQPQSSAEPQERDPRGKHTSLQCLALVARHHGIDVSADRLIHDYSLEFDEPSLKRVLRIGKDTGLKIRHSRLTWKQLCKLDQAFPVMIRLENGNYVIAVGMRESDEAGDTVKQIAVFDPLAGDEGFIFLSQEKFEKSWKGEVILAKKKTSLLKQNQKFSLRWFIPEVIREWRSFFNVGLAAIFIHLIALVVPLYFQIVIDKVLVNYAQATLQVLTVGICIALIFDAILGYLRSYLLLYATSKIDVRVATRTFGHLMRLPLNFFEHITAGVLTKHMQQTSQIREFLTGSLFLTLLDSTALIIFIPILLYYSVPLTIVVLIFAALLGVNIGVLLIPYRTRLEALYHAEGERQAMLVETIHGIQTVKALSMEPVQRKHWDDSSAQAVAMHFRVGKISIAATTISKLLEKLLTVTVVWFGASLVLGKELSVGELVAFQMISGRVTGPLVQLVSLVHSYQQCALSVRMLGTVMNRDEEPGIGRGLRPMIDGEMQFEGVTFRYDPTAAPALEDVSFDIPRGKITGIVGRSGSGKTTLTRMIQGMHQPQSGIIRIDKLDMRELDISHVRQNIGVVLQDNFLFRGSIRDNIAMAKTNASFQEVVYVARLAGAAEFIERMPQSYDTMLEENGSNLSGGQKQRLAIARALLKEPKILIFDEATSALDPESEAIIQRNLKRIAKGRTVVVVSHRLTTLTDCDQIIVMERGRIDMIGTHQQLLQSCKVYQELWYQQTGRG, from the coding sequence ATGAATCAGCCTAACAACGACCCCAATTCTCAAGAGAAGAAATTCTCTGCCGAAGAGCTGGATCGCATCATGGCTGAGTCTGGCGGCGGCAGTCCTGAACCCCAACCCGCTGCTGAGAGCAACCGCGCGGAATCCACGTCGTCACGGTTCGACAACCAAGACAGGAATCAAAGCGAAAACAGCTCCCAACCTCAGTCCTCAGCGGAACCACAGGAACGCGATCCTCGCGGAAAACACACATCCCTTCAGTGCCTTGCTTTGGTCGCACGTCATCACGGAATTGATGTTAGTGCTGATCGACTGATTCACGATTACTCGCTGGAGTTCGATGAACCGAGTCTCAAACGTGTACTCAGAATCGGCAAGGACACCGGGCTAAAGATCAGACACTCGCGCCTGACATGGAAACAGCTTTGCAAGCTCGACCAGGCGTTTCCGGTGATGATTCGCCTCGAGAACGGCAACTATGTTATTGCCGTTGGCATGCGAGAATCGGACGAGGCAGGAGACACGGTCAAACAGATCGCTGTTTTCGATCCACTCGCCGGCGACGAAGGATTCATTTTTCTTTCGCAGGAAAAATTTGAGAAATCGTGGAAAGGCGAAGTCATCCTGGCGAAGAAGAAAACTTCGCTGCTCAAACAGAATCAGAAATTTAGCCTTCGGTGGTTTATCCCCGAAGTCATCCGTGAATGGCGTTCATTCTTCAACGTCGGACTGGCCGCGATCTTCATTCACCTGATTGCTCTGGTCGTACCGCTGTACTTCCAAATCGTGATCGACAAAGTTCTGGTCAACTATGCTCAGGCAACGCTGCAGGTTCTGACCGTCGGAATTTGCATTGCGTTGATCTTCGATGCCATCCTTGGATACCTGCGCAGTTACCTGTTGCTCTACGCAACCAGCAAAATTGACGTCCGGGTCGCGACGCGAACATTCGGCCATCTGATGCGATTGCCGCTGAACTTCTTCGAACACATCACCGCGGGTGTGCTCACGAAACACATGCAGCAGACCAGTCAAATTCGCGAGTTTTTGACCGGAAGTCTTTTCCTGACACTGCTCGATTCGACCGCTCTGATTATCTTCATTCCGATCCTGCTGTACTACAGCGTTCCGTTGACGATCGTCGTTTTGATCTTCGCGGCATTGCTGGGCGTGAACATCGGAGTCCTGCTGATCCCCTATCGGACTCGGCTGGAAGCACTGTATCACGCCGAAGGCGAACGTCAGGCGATGTTGGTCGAAACGATTCACGGAATTCAAACTGTCAAAGCTCTCAGCATGGAGCCTGTGCAGCGAAAGCACTGGGACGACAGCTCAGCTCAGGCTGTAGCAATGCACTTTCGCGTTGGCAAGATTTCGATCGCTGCGACCACGATCTCCAAGCTGCTGGAAAAACTGCTTACCGTGACCGTCGTCTGGTTTGGAGCCAGCCTCGTACTTGGCAAAGAACTCTCGGTCGGTGAACTGGTCGCCTTCCAAATGATCTCTGGCCGCGTGACTGGCCCGCTGGTTCAACTGGTTTCGCTGGTCCACTCCTATCAGCAATGTGCTCTCTCGGTGCGAATGCTGGGGACTGTCATGAACCGGGACGAAGAGCCTGGAATTGGCCGCGGATTGCGTCCGATGATTGATGGAGAAATGCAGTTCGAAGGCGTCACGTTCCGATATGATCCAACTGCTGCACCGGCTCTCGAAGACGTCTCGTTCGATATCCCACGTGGCAAAATCACCGGCATCGTGGGGCGAAGTGGCTCCGGGAAAACAACGCTGACGCGCATGATCCAGGGCATGCATCAACCTCAGTCCGGGATCATCCGAATCGACAAACTGGACATGCGAGAGCTGGATATCTCACACGTTCGTCAGAACATCGGCGTCGTGCTGCAAGACAATTTCCTGTTCCGTGGTTCGATTCGCGACAACATCGCGATGGCCAAAACGAATGCAAGCTTTCAGGAAGTCGTTTACGTCGCAAGGCTTGCTGGCGCCGCTGAATTCATCGAGCGTATGCCGCAGTCCTACGATACAATGCTTGAAGAGAACGGGTCGAATCTGTCCGGCGGGCAGAAGCAGCGACTGGCAATCGCGAGGGCGCTTCTCAAGGAACCAAAAATCCTGATCTTCGACGAAGCAACGAGTGCTCTGGATCCGGAAAGCGAAGCGATCATCCAGCGAAACTTGAAACGGATCGCAAAGGGTCGCACCGTGGTCGTCGTTTCACATCGTCTGACAACGCTCACCGATTGCGACCAAATTATCGTTATGGAACGGGGCCGGATCGACATGATCGGGACCCATCAACAACTGCTGCAGTCTTGCAAGGTCTACCAGGAATTATGGTATCAACAAACGGGTCGGGGGTAG